From Polaribacter butkevichii, a single genomic window includes:
- the menA gene encoding 1,4-dihydroxy-2-naphthoate octaprenyltransferase, translating to MIKNYIKAARLRTLPLSVSGIIVGSFLGVKSLNNQTSILESPIFWFAILTTIGFQVLSNFANDYGDGIKGSDKNRTGEARMVSSGAITPKQMKMAMIITSVITLIIALLLIYVSFGKENFGFSILFFGLGIASIAAAIKYTVGNSAYGYSGFGDVFVFLFFGLLSVVGSYFLYTKNLNLEVVLPAISVGLLSTAVLNLNNLRDKEEDKKNNKNTLVVKLGSQKAKKYHYFLIFGGLISALTYVFLDFRTIYQLLFLVAFVPLIKNVITVAQNKIPADLDGELKKVALSTFLFAILFGIGQFL from the coding sequence ATGATTAAAAATTATATTAAAGCAGCACGTTTAAGAACTTTACCTTTATCTGTTTCTGGTATTATTGTTGGAAGTTTTTTAGGTGTAAAGAGCTTAAATAATCAAACTTCAATCTTAGAATCTCCAATTTTTTGGTTTGCAATTTTAACAACAATTGGTTTTCAAGTGTTATCTAATTTTGCCAACGATTATGGAGACGGAATAAAAGGTTCTGATAAAAATAGAACAGGAGAAGCACGTATGGTGTCATCTGGCGCAATTACTCCAAAACAAATGAAAATGGCAATGATAATTACTTCTGTTATCACCTTAATAATAGCATTGTTATTAATTTATGTTTCTTTTGGTAAAGAAAACTTTGGATTTTCAATTTTATTTTTCGGATTAGGAATTGCATCAATTGCAGCAGCAATAAAATATACCGTTGGTAACTCTGCTTATGGTTATAGCGGTTTTGGTGATGTTTTTGTATTTTTGTTTTTTGGTTTGTTAAGTGTTGTAGGTAGTTATTTCTTGTATACAAAAAACCTCAATTTAGAGGTTGTTTTACCTGCAATTTCTGTTGGTTTACTAAGTACAGCTGTACTTAATCTAAATAACTTAAGAGATAAAGAAGAAGATAAAAAGAATAATAAAAATACCTTAGTGGTTAAACTAGGGAGTCAAAAAGCAAAAAAATATCATTATTTTTTAATTTTCGGAGGGTTAATTTCAGCTTTAACGTATGTTTTTTTAGATTTTAGAACAATATATCAGCTTCTTTTTTTAGTTGCATTTGTTCCATTAATTAAAAATGTAATCACAGTTGCACAAAATAAAATACCTGCAGATTTAGATGGTGAATTAAAGAAAGTAGCGTTAAGTACATTTTTGTTTGCCATTCTTTTTGGAATCGGACAATTTTTATAA
- a CDS encoding (Fe-S)-binding protein has product MNVPTMADMMAQGKQPEVLFWVGAAGSYDDRAKKISRAFVKILHQANVDFAVLGTEESSTGDAAKRAGNEFLFQMQAMMNIEVLNGYEVKKIVTCDPHSFNTLKNEYPGLGGKYEVFHHTQFIQNLIAEGRLKIDDTTLKGKRVTFHDPCYLGRANEVYESPRELIKRLGVNLTEMKRNKSTALCCGAGGAQMFKDAEKGDKEINVLRTEDALETKPNIIATGCPYCNTMMTDGIKFKEKEAEVEVKDIAELIAEANKL; this is encoded by the coding sequence ATGAACGTACCTACAATGGCAGACATGATGGCGCAAGGCAAGCAACCAGAAGTATTATTTTGGGTTGGAGCAGCAGGAAGTTATGATGATAGAGCCAAAAAAATATCGAGAGCATTTGTAAAAATATTGCATCAAGCCAATGTAGATTTTGCTGTTTTAGGAACTGAGGAATCATCTACAGGAGATGCTGCAAAAAGAGCAGGAAATGAGTTCTTGTTTCAAATGCAAGCCATGATGAATATTGAAGTTTTAAATGGTTACGAGGTTAAAAAAATAGTTACCTGCGATCCGCATTCCTTTAATACTTTAAAAAATGAATATCCGGGGTTGGGTGGTAAATATGAAGTTTTTCATCATACACAATTCATTCAAAATTTAATTGCAGAAGGACGTTTAAAAATAGATGATACTACTTTAAAAGGTAAAAGAGTTACGTTTCATGATCCTTGTTATTTAGGAAGAGCTAATGAGGTTTATGAATCACCTAGAGAATTAATAAAAAGATTAGGAGTTAACTTAACAGAAATGAAACGCAACAAATCTACGGCTTTATGTTGTGGAGCTGGAGGTGCACAAATGTTTAAGGATGCAGAAAAAGGTGATAAAGAAATTAATGTTTTAAGAACTGAAGATGCTTTAGAAACCAAACCAAATATTATTGCTACTGGTTGTCCGTATTGTAATACCATGATGACAGATGGAATAAAGTTTAAGGAAAAAGAAGCAGAAGTAGAAGTTAAAGATATTGCAGAATTAATTGCAGAAGCAAATAAATTATAA
- a CDS encoding SRPBCC family protein translates to MKTIKIILGIISAIVVAFLLTGLIVKETTYSAQVSVNKPISAVFNAFNKSEDLKNWIPEVQSFEVLNDNPGKTGSVYKVVVLNQGQEITMTEKVMAYVPNEKVTLFFDAEGMLKKDDYTFTENDGVTTITLNASCQSETYLMACVFPYFKGTFIEQDQSYLNNFKAFVENK, encoded by the coding sequence ATGAAAACAATTAAAATAATTTTAGGAATTATTTCTGCAATTGTAGTGGCTTTTCTTCTTACGGGTTTAATCGTAAAAGAAACCACTTATTCTGCTCAGGTGTCAGTAAATAAGCCAATTTCAGCAGTTTTTAACGCATTTAATAAGTCGGAAGATTTAAAAAACTGGATTCCAGAAGTTCAGTCTTTCGAAGTTTTAAATGACAATCCAGGTAAAACGGGTAGTGTGTATAAAGTTGTTGTACTTAACCAAGGTCAAGAAATTACCATGACAGAAAAGGTGATGGCGTATGTACCAAATGAAAAAGTAACTTTGTTTTTTGATGCAGAAGGGATGCTAAAAAAAGATGATTATACTTTTACTGAAAATGATGGAGTTACAACCATTACTTTAAACGCTAGTTGCCAAAGTGAAACATACCTTATGGCTTGTGTTTTTCCTTATTTTAAAGGAACTTTTATAGAACAAGACCAATCATACTTGAATAATTTTAAAGCATTTGTAGAAAATAAATAA
- the gap gene encoding type I glyceraldehyde-3-phosphate dehydrogenase, whose amino-acid sequence MIKIGINGFGRIGRLAFRSTVNRKDVQVVAINDLLDVDYLAYMLKYDSVHGKFDGTVDVKDGKLIVNGNEIRITAERDPANLKWDEVEAEYVIESTGFFLTEETAGKHLEAGAKKVVLSAPSKDHTPMFVMGVNNTELKADQKIFSNASCTTNCLSPIAKVLNDNWGISEGLMTTVHAATATQKTVDGPSMKDWRGGRSAIGNVIPSSTGAAKAVGKVIPALDGKLTGMAFRIPTMDVSVVDLTVKLEKPATYAEICAAMKAASESGAMKGVLGYTEDMVVSQDFVGDTRTSIFDAKAGIALNDNFVKVVSWYDNEIGYSTKIVDLIEYAASL is encoded by the coding sequence ATGATTAAAATAGGAATTAACGGGTTTGGAAGAATTGGAAGATTAGCATTCAGATCTACAGTAAATAGAAAAGACGTACAAGTAGTAGCAATTAATGATTTATTAGATGTAGATTATTTAGCTTACATGTTAAAATACGATTCAGTTCATGGTAAATTTGATGGAACTGTTGATGTAAAAGACGGTAAATTAATTGTAAACGGTAACGAAATTAGAATTACAGCAGAAAGAGATCCAGCTAACTTAAAGTGGGATGAAGTTGAAGCAGAATATGTAATTGAATCTACAGGATTTTTCTTAACAGAAGAAACTGCAGGAAAACACTTAGAAGCAGGAGCTAAAAAAGTAGTTTTATCTGCACCTTCTAAAGATCATACACCAATGTTTGTAATGGGTGTAAATAATACTGAGTTAAAAGCAGATCAAAAGATTTTTTCTAACGCATCTTGTACTACTAACTGTTTATCTCCTATCGCTAAAGTATTAAACGATAACTGGGGTATTTCAGAAGGATTAATGACAACTGTACACGCTGCAACTGCAACTCAAAAAACTGTTGATGGTCCTTCTATGAAAGACTGGAGAGGTGGACGTTCTGCAATTGGTAACGTAATACCTTCTTCTACAGGAGCTGCAAAAGCTGTTGGAAAAGTAATTCCTGCTTTAGATGGAAAATTAACTGGTATGGCTTTCAGAATTCCAACTATGGATGTTTCTGTTGTTGATTTAACAGTTAAATTAGAAAAACCAGCTACTTATGCAGAAATTTGTGCTGCAATGAAAGCTGCTTCTGAAAGTGGAGCTATGAAAGGTGTTTTAGGATACACTGAAGATATGGTAGTTTCTCAAGACTTTGTTGGAGATACTCGTACTTCTATCTTTGATGCAAAAGCAGGTATCGCATTAAATGATAACTTTGTAAAAGTTGTTTCTTGGTATGATAACGAAATAGGATACTCAACTAAAATAGTTGATTTAATTGAATATGCAGCTTCTTTATAA
- a CDS encoding (Fe-S)-binding protein — MQYLPNILFALALVLGVGFFVMNIRKLSRNIKLGKDVNRTDNKPERLKNMIKIALGQSKMVKRPLSGVLHIIVYVGFIIINIEVLEIIIDGLFGTHRVFRGFLGDGFYGFLIGFFEILAALVFIAVVVFWLRRNISNIKRFLTKEMKGWPKKDGNNILYFEMVLMTLFLVMNATDFHFQQAAIGNPISQFITPLFDGFSLETIHTIERSAWWIHILGILVFLNYLYYSKHLHILLAFPNTYYANLKPKGQFTNLESVTNEVKLMMDPDADPYAAPPEGEEEAIPEKFGASDVTDLNWVQLMNAYTCTECGRCTSSCPANLTGKELSPRKIMMDTRDRLEEVGRNIDANKGTFVDDGKQLLNDYISPEELWACTSCNACVEECPVNIDPLSIIMDMRRYLVMEESAAPQELNMMMTNIENNGAPWQYNQQDRLNWANEE, encoded by the coding sequence ATGCAATATTTACCAAACATACTTTTTGCCTTGGCTCTTGTTCTAGGAGTCGGTTTTTTTGTGATGAATATTCGCAAATTATCTAGAAACATTAAATTAGGTAAAGATGTTAACAGAACAGATAATAAACCAGAACGTTTAAAAAATATGATAAAGATTGCGTTAGGGCAATCTAAAATGGTAAAAAGACCACTTTCTGGGGTGCTTCATATTATTGTTTATGTTGGTTTTATCATTATTAATATAGAAGTTTTAGAAATCATTATTGATGGACTTTTTGGCACTCATAGAGTTTTTAGAGGTTTTTTAGGTGATGGTTTTTATGGATTTTTAATTGGTTTTTTCGAAATATTAGCAGCCTTAGTTTTTATAGCTGTTGTTGTTTTTTGGTTACGTAGAAACATCTCTAACATAAAACGTTTTTTGACTAAAGAGATGAAGGGTTGGCCTAAAAAGGATGGTAATAATATTCTTTATTTTGAAATGGTTTTAATGACCCTGTTTTTGGTAATGAATGCAACAGATTTTCATTTTCAGCAAGCAGCAATTGGTAACCCTATCAGTCAATTTATAACTCCTTTGTTTGATGGTTTTTCTTTAGAAACTATTCATACGATTGAAAGAAGTGCTTGGTGGATTCATATTTTAGGAATCTTAGTTTTCTTAAACTATTTATATTATTCTAAACATTTACATATTTTATTAGCGTTTCCAAATACGTATTATGCAAATTTAAAACCTAAAGGACAATTTACAAATTTAGAATCGGTTACTAATGAGGTAAAGCTAATGATGGATCCAGATGCAGATCCTTATGCAGCGCCACCAGAAGGAGAAGAAGAAGCAATTCCAGAAAAATTCGGTGCCTCAGATGTTACAGATTTAAATTGGGTTCAGTTAATGAATGCCTATACATGTACAGAGTGTGGTAGATGTACATCGTCTTGTCCTGCAAATTTAACAGGAAAAGAATTGTCACCAAGAAAAATCATGATGGATACGCGTGATCGTTTAGAGGAAGTTGGTAGAAATATCGATGCTAATAAAGGAACTTTTGTTGATGATGGAAAACAATTACTAAACGATTATATTTCTCCAGAAGAACTTTGGGCATGTACAAGTTGTAATGCCTGTGTAGAAGAATGTCCTGTAAATATAGATCCATTATCTATTATTATGGATATGAGAAGATATTTGGTGATGGAAGAAAGTGCAGCACCACAAGAGTTAAATATGATGATGACCAACATCGAAAATAACGGTGCTCCTTGGCAATACAACCAACAAGATAGGTTGAATTGGGCTAATGAAGAGTAA
- a CDS encoding metal-dependent hydrolase has protein sequence MKIQFLGHSCFSIEINGVYLLIDPFITGNSLAAHIDVSSLKADFILLTHAHQDHVLDAQVIAERTNAVIVSNYEIAMYFAAKGLEVIALNHGGVVKKDNFTAKYVNAIHTSSFEDGTYGGVPGGFVISSKDKNLYVAGDTAVTMDMKLIPMFTTLDAAIFPIGDTFTMGVEDAIIASNFVECNKVIGCHFNTFPPIEIDTNDAIAKFASKGKELNLLGIGEHINI, from the coding sequence ATGAAGATTCAATTTTTAGGACATTCTTGTTTTTCTATAGAAATTAATGGAGTATATCTTTTAATAGACCCTTTTATAACGGGTAATTCATTAGCAGCACATATAGATGTATCTAGCTTAAAAGCAGATTTTATTTTGTTAACACACGCACATCAAGATCATGTTTTAGATGCGCAAGTTATTGCCGAAAGAACAAATGCGGTTATTGTATCTAATTATGAAATTGCCATGTATTTTGCAGCGAAAGGATTAGAAGTAATTGCTTTAAATCATGGTGGAGTGGTCAAAAAAGATAATTTTACGGCTAAATATGTAAATGCAATTCATACTTCTTCTTTTGAAGATGGCACTTATGGTGGTGTCCCAGGTGGTTTTGTGATATCATCTAAAGATAAAAATTTATATGTTGCTGGAGATACTGCGGTAACTATGGATATGAAATTAATACCAATGTTTACGACATTGGATGCTGCTATTTTTCCAATTGGTGATACATTTACAATGGGAGTAGAAGATGCCATTATTGCAAGTAATTTTGTGGAGTGTAATAAAGTAATAGGTTGCCATTTTAATACTTTTCCTCCAATAGAAATAGATACCAATGATGCTATAGCTAAATTTGCATCAAAAGGAAAAGAATTAAACCTATTGGGAATAGGCGAACATATAAACATATAA
- a CDS encoding MlaD family protein, whose amino-acid sequence MSKELKTGIVAIVIIAIFIWGYNFLKGQNLFDTNTRYFKVEYTNIGGLTESSLVTINGLKVGKVIDIGFNKAEDKKGQLVVRFAIEKDFKFSKKSIVKIYSPSPLGGSNLAIIPNYEGEDAVSGDYLKGQIESSLFTSIGERLDPLQAKLEHVIISADTLFKNVNNVLDLNTQNSLKNSVKSLEHTLAEVKKMMFSVNGMIASTSTDLTESVKNTKVITANFAKVSDTLANANIGGILNKAEVTLNSVNLMLEGIHSGKGTIGKLVTDDAMYNNLTSMSKELENLLREMKLNPKRFVHFSLFGKKAKPYTPHKDGEVEKEANK is encoded by the coding sequence ATGTCTAAAGAATTAAAAACAGGAATTGTAGCAATTGTCATTATAGCCATATTTATATGGGGCTATAATTTTTTAAAAGGGCAAAACTTGTTTGATACAAATACGCGTTATTTTAAAGTAGAATATACCAATATTGGTGGGTTAACAGAGTCTAGCCTAGTAACAATTAACGGACTAAAAGTAGGTAAAGTTATAGATATTGGGTTTAACAAAGCAGAAGATAAAAAAGGGCAATTAGTAGTTCGTTTTGCTATAGAAAAAGATTTTAAATTCTCTAAAAAGAGTATTGTAAAAATATATTCTCCAAGTCCTTTAGGAGGTTCTAATTTAGCAATTATACCTAATTATGAAGGAGAAGATGCCGTATCGGGAGATTACCTTAAGGGGCAAATTGAGTCTAGTTTATTCACTTCTATAGGAGAGCGTTTAGATCCGCTTCAGGCAAAATTAGAGCATGTAATTATTAGTGCAGACACTTTGTTTAAAAACGTTAACAATGTTTTAGATTTAAACACTCAAAACAGTTTAAAAAATTCAGTTAAAAGTCTTGAACATACTTTAGCAGAAGTAAAAAAAATGATGTTTTCTGTAAATGGTATGATTGCATCTACATCTACAGATTTAACAGAAAGTGTTAAAAACACAAAAGTAATTACAGCTAATTTTGCAAAAGTTTCTGATACTTTGGCAAATGCAAATATTGGCGGAATATTAAATAAAGCAGAAGTTACCTTAAATTCTGTAAATTTAATGTTAGAAGGAATACACTCTGGTAAGGGAACAATTGGTAAATTAGTTACAGACGATGCTATGTATAACAATTTAACATCGATGTCTAAAGAGTTGGAAAACTTATTAAGAGAAATGAAATTAAACCCAAAAAGATTTGTTCACTTTTCATTATTTGGAAAGAAAGCAAAACCCTATACACCTCATAAAGATGGTGAAGTAGAGAAAGAAGCTAATAAATAA
- a CDS encoding putative LPS assembly protein LptD has protein sequence MQTNLSYILLFCSIFFIEIGFSQDLKSKNTTALSVAKKDSIFKSTKDSLALKKADTIALDSLKPKETIEDLIVHVAKDYTIQDAKNKKVTLYNEANITYTDIDLKAGIIIVDYKKNTVFAKGIIDSTGYTQRPVFKQGSQESEQDSIIYNLKSKRALIYGLKTKQGEMFTYGEKTKRVNDSTIYIRNIRFTTSEKKVPDYYIATDKAKLVPGKKIIVGTSNLVLADIPTPIFLPFAYFPITETSVSGFLIPAFDTGSSDRGIGFQNGGYYFAISDYMDLTVLGDAYSNGSWGTRISSNYRKRYRFSGSFSFNFENNINGIRGFDNYSKANNFNIRWSHSQDAKASPNSRFTASVNLGSSKFFRESQNQYNVSQTQTNTFNSSINYSKTFVGTPFNMNLTASHQQNTNTEQITMTLPSLTVNMNRVYPFAGKGGVQKTPIQKMGFNYTMQGQYLINTNDDEFFTAKMFETARSGVQHKTGTSTNIKAFKYFTLSPSANYEETWQFDYIQKKYDITDNVVVTDTLRGFKSYREYNAGISLSTNIYGTFNFKKGRLKTIRHTFRPSISYSYRPDFKDKYIQQVQQSADATDLLDYTVYDQGIYGAPSSGLSNSIGISLNNVIEAKVAPKDPDSDEEDEKITILNNLNFSSSYNIAADSLRWSPVSFSAGTRLFKDKLSVNLSGSMDPYKVNSKGIRINEYNANILRLTNASLTANYSISSADFDKDKKDKQNNNANNTPDVIGADINPTDRFGEQKGINTEEKDKNKEAKLYRADIPWSINLAYSTSYTNNGIDGGNIGIHSIMFSGNLELSPKWKMGYSSGYDVKGGAFTFSRFNFTRDLDSWQFNFNWVPFGTNSSYTFFIGVKSSVLSDLKWDKNKPADRRLF, from the coding sequence TTGCAAACAAACCTATCATACATTCTTTTATTTTGCTCTATATTTTTTATAGAAATAGGCTTTTCACAAGACCTTAAATCTAAGAACACAACGGCACTTTCTGTAGCTAAGAAAGACTCTATCTTTAAAAGCACAAAAGACTCTTTAGCCTTAAAAAAAGCGGATACAATTGCATTAGATTCTTTAAAACCTAAAGAAACTATAGAAGATCTTATTGTACACGTAGCTAAAGACTACACCATACAAGACGCAAAGAACAAAAAAGTTACACTTTATAACGAAGCGAATATTACGTATACAGACATCGATTTAAAAGCAGGAATAATAATAGTAGATTATAAAAAGAACACCGTTTTTGCTAAAGGAATTATAGATAGTACAGGGTACACACAGCGCCCCGTTTTTAAACAAGGTAGTCAAGAATCTGAACAAGATTCTATTATCTATAATTTAAAAAGTAAAAGAGCATTAATTTACGGTTTAAAAACCAAACAAGGAGAAATGTTTACCTATGGTGAAAAAACCAAACGTGTAAACGACTCTACTATTTACATTAGAAACATCCGTTTTACAACATCAGAAAAAAAAGTACCCGATTATTATATTGCTACAGACAAAGCAAAACTTGTTCCTGGAAAAAAGATTATTGTTGGTACAAGTAATTTAGTTTTGGCAGACATACCCACACCTATCTTTTTACCATTTGCCTATTTTCCGATAACGGAAACAAGTGTATCTGGTTTTTTAATTCCGGCTTTTGATACAGGTAGTAGTGATAGAGGTATCGGTTTTCAAAACGGTGGTTATTACTTTGCTATAAGTGATTATATGGATTTAACTGTTTTAGGTGATGCTTACTCTAATGGAAGTTGGGGAACCAGAATAAGCTCTAACTACAGAAAAAGATATCGTTTTAGTGGTTCTTTTAGTTTCAATTTTGAAAATAATATTAACGGAATTAGAGGTTTTGATAATTATAGCAAAGCCAATAATTTTAATATTAGATGGTCTCATAGTCAAGATGCAAAAGCGAGTCCTAATTCTAGATTTACAGCTTCTGTAAACCTAGGTAGTAGTAAGTTCTTTAGAGAATCACAAAATCAATATAATGTTTCTCAGACACAAACAAATACATTTAATTCATCTATAAACTATAGTAAAACATTTGTTGGTACACCTTTTAACATGAACCTTACGGCAAGTCATCAACAAAACACCAATACAGAACAAATTACGATGACTTTACCATCGCTAACTGTAAATATGAACAGGGTATATCCGTTTGCAGGAAAAGGTGGTGTACAAAAAACGCCTATTCAAAAAATGGGTTTTAATTACACCATGCAAGGTCAGTATTTAATTAACACCAATGATGATGAGTTTTTTACTGCTAAAATGTTTGAAACAGCAAGATCTGGTGTACAACATAAAACAGGAACCAGCACAAACATAAAAGCATTTAAATACTTTACTTTATCACCAAGTGCAAATTATGAAGAAACGTGGCAATTTGATTATATTCAAAAAAAATACGACATTACAGACAATGTTGTAGTAACCGATACTCTTAGAGGTTTTAAAAGTTATAGAGAATACAATGCTGGTATTAGTTTATCTACAAATATTTATGGTACCTTCAATTTTAAGAAAGGACGTTTAAAAACAATTAGACATACTTTTAGGCCTTCTATTTCTTATTCATACAGACCCGATTTTAAAGATAAATACATTCAGCAAGTACAACAAAGTGCAGATGCTACCGATTTATTAGACTACACCGTTTATGACCAAGGTATCTACGGAGCTCCATCATCAGGACTAAGTAATTCTATAGGAATTTCGTTAAACAACGTAATTGAAGCCAAAGTAGCACCTAAAGACCCAGATAGTGATGAAGAGGATGAAAAAATTACCATTTTAAATAATTTAAACTTTAGTAGTTCTTATAATATTGCTGCGGATAGTTTACGATGGTCTCCTGTTAGTTTTTCTGCAGGAACACGATTGTTTAAAGATAAATTATCTGTTAATTTAAGTGGTTCTATGGATCCTTATAAAGTAAACAGTAAAGGAATAAGAATTAATGAATACAATGCAAACATACTGCGCTTAACCAATGCAAGTTTAACCGCAAATTATTCTATTTCTAGTGCTGATTTTGATAAAGACAAGAAAGACAAACAAAACAACAACGCAAACAACACTCCTGATGTTATTGGAGCAGATATAAACCCAACGGATCGATTTGGAGAACAAAAAGGCATTAATACTGAAGAGAAAGATAAAAACAAAGAAGCAAAACTATATAGAGCAGACATACCTTGGTCTATAAATTTGGCATATTCTACAAGTTATACCAATAACGGTATAGATGGTGGAAATATAGGTATACACAGTATTATGTTTAGCGGTAATCTAGAGTTATCTCCTAAATGGAAAATGGGGTATTCTTCTGGATACGATGTTAAAGGAGGTGCATTTACGTTTTCTAGATTTAATTTTACAAGAGATTTAGATAGCTGGCAATTTAATTTTAACTGGGTTCCTTTTGGTACAAATTCTTCTTACACCTTCTTTATAGGGGTAAAATCTTCTGTATTATCAGATTTAAAATGGGATAAAAACAAACCAGCAGACAGAAGGTTATTCTAG
- a CDS encoding RidA family protein has product MKKIITTTKAPAPIGPYNQAALSGNTLYTSGQIAINPNTGKLVLDSIKEETTQVMENLKEVLAAADMTFENVIKTSIFISDMNNFGEINEVYGNYFNEETAPARETVEVANLPKFVNVEISAIAVK; this is encoded by the coding sequence ATGAAAAAAATAATAACAACTACAAAAGCACCAGCTCCAATAGGCCCATATAACCAAGCGGCATTAAGCGGAAACACTTTATATACTTCTGGCCAAATAGCTATTAACCCTAATACAGGAAAACTTGTTTTAGACTCTATTAAAGAAGAAACAACACAAGTTATGGAAAATTTAAAAGAAGTTTTAGCTGCTGCTGATATGACTTTTGAAAACGTAATTAAAACATCTATATTTATTTCTGATATGAATAATTTTGGAGAAATAAACGAGGTTTACGGAAACTATTTTAATGAAGAAACGGCTCCGGCAAGAGAAACTGTGGAAGTAGCTAACTTACCTAAATTTGTAAATGTAGAAATTAGCGCTATTGCTGTAAAATAA
- a CDS encoding N-acetylmuramoyl-L-alanine amidase family protein translates to MHFKQNNKINIKVRNLLFFFFAFSFLMNSSTVFAQKKYVIVIDAGHGGKDPGNLGNGYKEKNIALKVALNIGKNLSKKKDIKVIYTRNKDVFIDLWKRGDIANHAKADLFISIHCDSHTSNAYGAGTFVLGLRGNKKNLEIAKRENAAIFLEDNYKDKYVGFDSNSAESVIGLSLLQEENLDRSLAMASLIQNNFVFKLKRHDRKVKQDNFQVLRETIMPSVLVELGFLTNKTEGRFLNSKKGQEQMGNAISDAVLNYISNLKLNTVINNVVEGKEIVGNVEYKVQIASGKNKIATKSYNFKGLKDVERVSIGNFYKYYFGNTSNYKNVKQSLKVAKSKGYRSAFIVAFMNGEKISVQEAIKMQ, encoded by the coding sequence ATGCATTTTAAACAAAACAACAAAATTAATATCAAAGTAAGAAATCTTTTATTTTTTTTCTTTGCATTCTCCTTTTTGATGAATTCATCAACGGTGTTTGCTCAGAAAAAATACGTCATAGTTATTGATGCAGGCCATGGAGGAAAAGATCCTGGTAATCTAGGAAATGGTTATAAAGAAAAGAATATAGCATTAAAAGTTGCCTTAAATATTGGTAAAAACTTATCTAAAAAGAAAGATATAAAAGTAATTTACACCCGTAATAAAGATGTTTTTATTGATTTGTGGAAAAGGGGAGACATCGCTAATCATGCAAAAGCAGACTTATTTATATCGATACATTGCGATTCTCATACATCAAATGCCTACGGAGCAGGAACCTTTGTTCTGGGGTTAAGAGGTAATAAAAAAAACTTAGAAATTGCAAAAAGAGAAAATGCAGCCATTTTTTTAGAGGATAATTACAAAGATAAATATGTGGGGTTTGATTCTAATTCGGCAGAATCTGTTATTGGGTTATCTTTATTGCAAGAAGAAAATTTAGATAGAAGTTTGGCCATGGCTAGCCTAATACAGAATAATTTTGTCTTTAAATTAAAAAGGCACGATCGTAAGGTAAAGCAAGATAATTTTCAGGTTTTAAGAGAAACCATTATGCCAAGTGTTTTGGTAGAACTAGGTTTTTTAACCAATAAAACAGAAGGTAGGTTCTTAAATTCTAAAAAAGGGCAAGAGCAAATGGGGAATGCTATTTCAGATGCTGTGTTAAATTATATTAGTAATTTAAAGTTAAATACAGTTATTAATAATGTAGTAGAAGGTAAAGAGATAGTAGGAAATGTAGAGTATAAAGTGCAAATTGCTTCTGGAAAAAATAAAATAGCAACTAAATCATACAATTTTAAAGGCTTAAAAGATGTTGAGAGAGTTTCTATAGGGAATTTTTATAAATATTATTTTGGAAATACTTCTAATTATAAAAATGTAAAGCAATCGTTAAAGGTTGCTAAATCTAAAGGATATAGATCTGCTTTTATTGTGGCATTTATGAATGGAGAAAAAATATCTGTTCAAGAAGCTATTAAAATGCAGTAG